In Osmerus eperlanus chromosome 17, fOsmEpe2.1, whole genome shotgun sequence, a single genomic region encodes these proteins:
- the LOC134037557 gene encoding rho GTPase-activating protein 8-like gives MLKSIQTSTMISTTDLEQLAEIELLRDEEEEDEEQSDAGPPPGLPPRRRSSQDAAHPYYDVARHGILQVTGDDNYGRKLVIFSSCCMPPSHQLNHHRLLEYLKYTLDQYVESDYTVVYFHYGLRSSNKPSLRWLRDAYREFDRKYKKNLKALYVVHPTNFIRIIWNIFKPLISHKFGKKLTYVNYLAELRDHLNCEQLIVPPDVLRHDEKLRAAQKGGPPPSVRSPPPRPPLPTQQFGVSLQYIREKNSQVVIPPVMSQTVTYLKQKGLQTEGIFRRSARVQLIKDIQKLYNLGKPVSFEEYGDVHVAAVILKTFLRELPEPLLTFPLYGSLQDIIRVETSLRVTTCMQIVGNLPEHNYIVLKYLACFLHMVSQESIHNKMSPSNLACVFGVNLARPPQGSMSLTALTPLNIFTELLIEHYHTVFGSRCPPGQVTP, from the exons ATGCTGAAGTCAATACAGACCTCTACAATGATCTCAACCACTGACCTTGAGCAGCTTGCAGAaatag AACTcctgagggatgaggaggaggaggatgaggagcagAGTGACGCAGGGCCGCCTCCCGGTTTGCCCCCCCGACGCAGATCCAGCCAGGACGCCGCTCATCCGTACTACGACGTGGCTCGCCACGGCATCCTCCAAGTCACAG gggatGACAATTATGGCAGGAAGCTGGTAATCTTCAGTAGCTGCTGCATGCCTCCGTCCCACCAGCTTAACCACCATCGGCTGCTAGA GTACCTGAAGTACACCCTGGACCAGTACGTGGAGAGCGACTACACCGTGGTGTACTTCCACTACGGCCTGCGCAGCAGCAACAAGCCCTCGCTGCGCTGGCTCCGGGACGCCTACAGGGAGTTCGACAGGAA GTACAAGAAGAACCTGAAAGCGCTTTATGTCGTCCACCCGACGAACTTCATCCGAATCATTTGGAACATATTCAAACCACTCATAAG ccacaAATTCGGGAAGAAGCTGACGTATGTCAACTACTTGGCGGAGCTCCGGGACCACCTCAACTGCGAGCAGCTCATCGTCCCCCCTGACGTACTCAG gcACGACGAGAAGCTGCGGGCCGCTCAGAAGGGAGGCCCCCCGCCCTCGGTGAGGTCCCCCCCGCCGCggccccccctgcccacccAGCAGTTTGGCGTCAGCCTTCAGTA CATTAGGGAGAAGAACAGCCAGGTCGTGATCCCTCCTGTGATGTCCCAGACCGTCACCTACCTGAAACAGAAAG ggctCCAGACAGAGGGCATCTTCAGGAGGTCGGCGCGTGTGCAGCTCATCAAGGACATCCAGAAGCTCTACAACCTAG GGAAGCCGGTGAGCTTCGAGGAGTACGGGGACGTCCACGTGGCGGCTGTCATCCTCAAGACCTTCCTCAGGGAGCTGCCCGAGCCCCTGCTCACCTTCCCGCTGTACGGCTCCCTGCAGGACATCATCC GAGTGGAGACCAGTCTGAGAGTGACCACATGCATGCAGATCGTTGGGAACCTTCCAGAACATAACTACATCGTCCTAAAGTACCTGGCATGCTTCCTTCACATG GTGTCCCAGGAGAGCATACACAACAAGATGAGCCCATCCAAcctggcgtgtgtgtttggggtgaaCCTGGCCCGGCCCCCCCAGGGCTCCATGTCCCTGACCGCCCTCACGCCCCTCAACATCTTCACCGAGCTCCTCATCGAGCACTACCACACAGTGTTTGGCTCCCGCTGCCCCCCTGGACAGGTCACGCCCTGA